In the Chromatiaceae bacterium genome, one interval contains:
- a CDS encoding PAS domain S-box protein, producing MVYPGSGAIIRPQRLNGIASISKRSFTRRLLKGIPIPALALAFGLLTGLILWLVVDRLQTRALSGIFDQALESQLDQQARESLIRFDEYRRSFVYFTRLVSSHRRMADYLDPVIWSRRSRDIVHYLAGNPPPWLPDDLNWQGGVAPQIFLLVDPEGAIREMYNPGGSPLPTSLLTDLKGQIGSPRRRSFVTLLGDRPWLIVSEPTEDNARVPMGNVVVLIALDTPFLIASQQFVKSSHNVVAILDADAQRILSSSSPAAAPPGTALAAMRGAFLIRAQSFFEYDDADLSLLFATLLPRGSFERTGQQVLDLERRQRLIGAAVIISAFVLLFLLLSSRISRLLRRVSNLSRRALDIPDTGVDRRGNQLLILEDWIREFVQLVMRARDEMRRQHETELLETEKLRVAIMDASLDAIITVNERGEIIDFNPTAQDTFDYRHDEAVGRSFSELVVAPKWRETFEKILYLSLAGAEQGAPLQRLEMQAVARDGRVFPVELAIKPVFLGEQLVFTLYLRDIAERKVREAEIRSLAAFPSESPIPVLRINRRGVITYANQPSAPLLRHWGCRPLQTLPVFWRNRIEDVLASGTTSEFEVTTDDGVFSLMIAPVAELGYVNVYARDITSERVAEEELKRRQNELVHVTRLSNMGEMATGIAHELNQPLSAIVNFANGCARRLRLDIGGKDELLHALGQISAQANRAGEIIKRLRGMVSRRQPVREVVDLNVLARETCSLISNELKRQQVVIERRLSKHELWVRVDSVQIEQVLINLLRNALDALSDIAPAERRLVIESGTRADGMVYVSVIDNGSGISGKAMEHLFDPFFSTKESGMGMGLAISQTIMDNHHGKIQADSWPGKGSTFTIQLPPNTEAAVSAAS from the coding sequence TTGGTTTATCCCGGAAGCGGGGCGATAATTCGCCCACAGCGGCTCAACGGGATCGCTTCCATTAGCAAACGATCGTTCACACGCAGGCTACTCAAGGGGATCCCGATTCCGGCCCTCGCGCTGGCGTTTGGCCTGCTGACCGGTCTGATACTGTGGCTGGTAGTGGATCGTCTGCAGACGCGTGCACTGAGCGGTATCTTCGATCAGGCACTGGAGAGCCAGCTCGATCAGCAGGCACGTGAATCGCTGATCCGTTTCGACGAATACCGACGTTCGTTCGTGTATTTCACGCGCCTGGTATCCAGCCATCGTCGCATGGCGGATTACCTCGATCCGGTGATCTGGAGTCGACGGTCCCGCGATATCGTTCACTACCTGGCGGGCAATCCGCCACCCTGGTTGCCTGACGACCTGAACTGGCAGGGTGGTGTGGCGCCGCAGATCTTCCTCCTGGTCGACCCGGAAGGTGCGATCCGCGAGATGTACAATCCGGGCGGAAGTCCCCTCCCGACGTCGCTGCTCACTGACCTCAAGGGCCAGATCGGATCCCCCCGGCGGCGGTCGTTCGTCACGCTGCTGGGTGACCGGCCCTGGTTGATCGTTTCCGAACCGACCGAAGACAACGCCCGGGTGCCGATGGGCAACGTGGTGGTGCTGATCGCGCTCGACACGCCTTTCCTGATCGCTTCTCAACAGTTTGTGAAATCCAGCCACAACGTGGTTGCGATTCTCGATGCCGACGCGCAGCGCATCCTGTCGAGCAGCAGTCCCGCCGCTGCCCCGCCAGGCACGGCGCTGGCCGCGATGCGTGGCGCCTTCCTGATCAGGGCGCAGTCGTTTTTTGAATACGATGATGCCGATCTGAGCCTGCTGTTCGCGACGCTGCTGCCGCGCGGCTCATTCGAACGCACCGGGCAGCAGGTGCTCGACCTAGAGCGGCGGCAACGCCTGATCGGTGCGGCGGTGATCATTTCGGCGTTCGTGTTGCTGTTTCTGCTGCTGTCGAGCCGCATCAGCCGTCTGCTGAGGCGGGTATCGAACCTGTCGCGTCGGGCGCTGGATATCCCGGACACTGGGGTGGATCGGCGCGGCAACCAGCTGTTGATCCTCGAAGACTGGATACGCGAGTTCGTGCAACTGGTTATGCGCGCGCGCGACGAGATGCGGCGACAGCACGAAACGGAACTGCTCGAAACGGAAAAGCTGCGGGTGGCGATCATGGATGCTTCGCTGGACGCGATCATCACGGTCAACGAACGTGGCGAAATCATCGATTTCAACCCCACTGCGCAAGATACCTTCGACTACCGCCATGACGAAGCGGTCGGTCGTTCCTTCAGCGAGCTGGTGGTCGCGCCCAAGTGGCGGGAGACGTTCGAAAAGATCCTGTATCTTTCGCTGGCCGGTGCGGAGCAGGGGGCACCGTTGCAGCGTCTGGAGATGCAGGCCGTCGCCAGAGATGGACGCGTCTTTCCGGTCGAACTCGCGATAAAGCCGGTTTTCCTCGGGGAACAGCTGGTGTTCACGCTCTACCTGCGCGACATCGCGGAACGCAAGGTGCGAGAGGCAGAGATCCGCAGTCTGGCGGCGTTTCCCAGCGAAAGTCCGATACCGGTGCTGCGCATCAATCGCCGCGGAGTCATCACCTATGCGAATCAGCCGAGTGCGCCGCTGCTCAGGCACTGGGGTTGCCGGCCATTGCAGACACTCCCGGTATTCTGGCGCAACCGAATCGAGGATGTACTCGCGAGCGGTACGACGAGCGAGTTCGAAGTCACGACCGACGATGGCGTGTTCTCGTTGATGATCGCGCCGGTCGCCGAACTCGGTTACGTCAACGTATACGCACGCGATATCACCAGCGAGCGTGTCGCCGAGGAAGAGTTGAAGCGTCGCCAGAACGAGCTGGTGCACGTCACGCGATTGAGCAATATGGGCGAGATGGCGACCGGCATTGCCCACGAATTGAACCAACCGCTGTCGGCAATCGTGAACTTCGCGAACGGGTGCGCGCGCCGGCTGCGTCTGGACATCGGCGGCAAGGACGAACTGCTTCACGCTTTGGGACAGATCTCCGCGCAGGCCAATCGAGCCGGCGAGATCATCAAGCGCCTACGTGGTATGGTCAGCCGCCGCCAGCCGGTGCGGGAGGTGGTAGACCTCAATGTGCTTGCACGTGAAACCTGTTCGCTGATCAGCAACGAGCTCAAACGTCAGCAGGTGGTCATCGAGCGCCGGCTCTCGAAGCACGAGTTATGGGTGCGGGTCGATTCGGTGCAGATTGAGCAGGTGTTGATCAACCTCCTGCGCAACGCGCTCGATGCACTCAGCGATATCGCCCCGGCCGAGCGACGATTGGTCATCGAGTCCGGGACGCGTGCGGACGGAATGGTCTATGTCAGTGTGATCGACAACGGTTCTGGGATCAGCGGAAAAGCGATGGAACATCTGTTCGACCCGTTTTTCAGTACCAAAGAGAGCGGCATGGGCATGGGTCTGGCCATCAGCCAGACAATCATGGACAACCATCATGGTAAGATTCAGGCTGATTCCTGGCCCGGCAAGGGCAGCACCTTCACCATCCAACTGCCGCCCAACACCGAAGCGGCGGTGAGCGCTGCGTCGTAA
- a CDS encoding PilZ domain-containing protein: MEQRTHDRKAVSLDAVVGCPRFGLLRGRIVDLGIGGLYVRAETSIVPIGASVTVTFQPGNEVCGACLSVAGRVAHQSLHGFGIEFGELDATCRDALDRLLPQMPPVPMKAVPVLRAI; encoded by the coding sequence ATGGAGCAGAGAACCCACGATCGCAAGGCAGTATCGCTGGATGCGGTGGTCGGATGCCCGCGGTTTGGTCTGCTGCGCGGTCGGATCGTCGACCTCGGCATCGGCGGCCTCTACGTCAGGGCGGAGACCAGCATCGTTCCCATCGGCGCTTCGGTGACGGTGACTTTCCAACCGGGCAACGAGGTGTGCGGCGCCTGCCTCAGTGTCGCCGGGCGTGTTGCGCATCAGAGCCTGCACGGATTCGGTATCGAATTCGGCGAACTCGACGCGACCTGTCGCGACGCATTGGACAGACTGTTGCCCCAGATGCCGCCCGTTCCGATGAAGGCGGTCCCGGTATTGCGCGCCATCTGA